One genomic window of Verrucomicrobiota bacterium includes the following:
- a CDS encoding ROK family protein, producing MTDSLPLSLGIDLGGTSVKFALCRGPQVERELDRLPTADFAGPEALLDGIVEQISDICPETEPVDTLGVGVPGFVDHEQGIVHTLTNVPGWQSVPLREILEKRTGRQVAIANDANLMAYGEWKHGAGQGVADLMGVTLGTGVGAGLILGGKLFAGANGGAGELGQTSVDFHGKAGTYGNTGAVEEYIGNREFTAYAQQLYRAAGQQRTLEECEPKHLAAAARAGEALALHAWDYYAEHLACCLAHACWLLNLPKIVIGGGVAAAGKVLFTPLRKRLKAQLAEPFRENLEIVPAALGNQAGVIGAAALALDQATG from the coding sequence ATGACTGACTCTCTCCCCCTCTCTCTTGGCATCGACCTCGGCGGTACCTCCGTGAAATTCGCCCTCTGCCGCGGCCCGCAGGTCGAGCGCGAATTGGATCGACTTCCGACCGCCGACTTCGCCGGGCCGGAAGCGCTCCTCGATGGCATCGTCGAACAAATCAGTGACATCTGCCCCGAGACCGAGCCCGTGGACACCCTGGGCGTGGGCGTGCCGGGATTCGTCGATCACGAGCAAGGCATCGTCCACACCCTCACCAATGTCCCCGGCTGGCAATCCGTCCCGCTGCGAGAGATTCTCGAAAAGCGGACGGGGCGCCAAGTCGCCATCGCCAACGACGCCAACCTCATGGCCTATGGCGAATGGAAACACGGCGCGGGTCAAGGGGTGGCCGACCTCATGGGCGTGACCCTAGGCACGGGCGTGGGCGCGGGGCTCATCCTGGGCGGAAAACTCTTCGCGGGAGCGAACGGAGGCGCGGGCGAGCTCGGCCAGACCTCGGTCGACTTCCACGGCAAAGCCGGCACCTACGGCAATACGGGCGCGGTCGAAGAATACATCGGCAATCGCGAATTCACCGCTTACGCCCAACAGCTCTACCGGGCCGCCGGCCAGCAACGGACCCTGGAGGAATGCGAACCCAAGCACCTGGCCGCCGCCGCCCGCGCCGGGGAGGCGCTCGCCCTGCACGCCTGGGACTACTACGCGGAGCACTTGGCCTGCTGCCTGGCCCACGCTTGCTGGCTCCTGAACCTGCCAAAGATCGTGATCGGTGGTGGGGTGGCCGCCGCCGGGAAGGTCCTCTTCACCCCCTTGCGCAAACGGCTGAAAGCGCAGCTGGCCGAGCCCTTCCGGGAAAACCTGGAAATCGTCCCGGCCGCCTTGGGAAATCAGGCGGGCGTCATCGGCGCGGCCGCGCTCGCCCTGGACCAAGCCACCGGATAA